A portion of the Gigantopelta aegis isolate Gae_Host chromosome 10, Gae_host_genome, whole genome shotgun sequence genome contains these proteins:
- the LOC121384676 gene encoding SNARE-associated protein Snapin-like: MAEIKPNLMSPVEKPLDTDTRDALTEGLVELLKPAVDEIDERVKCVREGQFELRQQIDSLAEDLKKIAENGQMPLDLEPYVKKLNTSRRRVTLVNNILQNVQVGSASQYVK, from the exons ATGGCTGAAATAAAACCAAATTTGATGTCTCCAGTGGAAAAGCCACTTGATACAGATACACGCGATGCTCTAACAGAAGGCTTGGTAGAACTTCTAAAGCCTGCAGTGGATGAAATAGATGAACGGGTAAAATGCGTTAG agaAGGTCAGTTTGAATTACGGCAACAGATTGACAGTCTGGCAGAAG ACCTAAAGAAGATCGCAGAGAATGGACAGATGCCACTTGATTTAGAGCCCTATGTGAAAAAACTTAACACATCTCGTAGAAGAGTGACTTTAGTTAACAACATCTTACAAAACGTTCAGGTTGGTTCAGCATCTCAGTATGTTAAGTAA